In Devosia litorisediminis, one genomic interval encodes:
- a CDS encoding nucleoside/nucleotide kinase family protein — MAPEHLNLTPQQALSRLVPHILEMESKAHARIMIGIAGGPGTGKSTLAAELVTMLNATHPGSAQLIPMDGFHMKHAKLEAMGQTDYKGAPHTFEGAEFVSFLHHLKSAKQEVSGPGYSRKIEDVVEKAFTVAAEVRVLIVEGNYLLLSEGPFAGARPLLDYAVFIDVPRDLVQTRLLKRHGEEGLFSEERNRAHIERNDLPNYDLVCLSQDRADVVISLITDQ; from the coding sequence ATGGCCCCCGAGCACCTCAACCTCACCCCGCAGCAGGCCCTGTCGCGTCTGGTGCCCCATATCCTCGAAATGGAATCCAAGGCTCACGCCCGCATTATGATTGGCATCGCTGGTGGTCCGGGCACCGGCAAGTCCACGCTCGCCGCTGAACTGGTGACCATGCTCAATGCCACCCATCCCGGTAGCGCCCAATTGATCCCCATGGATGGCTTCCACATGAAGCACGCCAAGCTCGAGGCCATGGGGCAAACCGACTACAAGGGGGCGCCGCATACCTTCGAAGGCGCCGAGTTCGTCAGCTTCCTGCACCACCTCAAATCGGCAAAGCAGGAAGTCAGTGGCCCCGGCTACTCCCGCAAGATCGAAGATGTCGTCGAAAAGGCCTTCACCGTTGCGGCCGAAGTTCGCGTGCTGATTGTGGAGGGCAACTATCTGCTGCTCAGCGAAGGTCCGTTTGCCGGCGCCCGGCCCTTGCTGGACTACGCCGTCTTCATTGATGTGCCGCGTGATCTGGTGCAAACCAGACTGCTCAAGCGGCATGGCGAGGAAGGCCTGTTCAGCGAAGAGCGCAACCGCGCCCATATCGAGCGTAACGACCTGCCCAATTATGATCTTGTCTGTCTGTCGCAGGACCGTGCAGATGTGGTGATCTCCCTGATCACCGACCAATGA